One Nicotiana sylvestris chromosome 12, ASM39365v2, whole genome shotgun sequence genomic window carries:
- the LOC104240750 gene encoding tubulin beta-2 chain-like, with amino-acid sequence MREILHIQGGQCGNQIGAKFWEVVCAEHGIDSTGRYNGDSDLQLERINVYYNEATCGRFVPRAVLMDLEPGTMDSIRSGPYGQIFRPDNFVFGQSGAGNNWAKGHYTEGAELIDAVLDVVRKEAENCDCLQGFQVCHSLGGGTGSGMGTLLISKIREEYPDRMMLTFSVFPSPKVSDTVVEPYNATLSVHQLVENADECMVLDNEALYDICFRTLKLTTPSFGDLNHLISATMSGVTCCLRFPGQLNSDLRKLAVNLIPFPRLHFFMVGFAPLTSRGSQQYRALTVPELTQQMWDAKNMMCAADPRHGRYLTASAMFRGKMSTKEVDEQMLNVQNKNSSYFVEWIPNNVKSTVCDIPPTGLKMASTFIGNSTSIQEMFRRVSEQFTAMFRRKAFLHWYTGEGMDEMEFTEAESNMNDLVSEYQQYQDATADEEGDYYEEDEEDLNEA; translated from the exons ATGCGTGAAATCCTTCACATTCAAGGTGGACAATGCGGCAACCAAATCGGTGCCAAGTTCTGGGAAGTTGTTTGTGCCGAACACGGCATTGATTCCACCGGCCGTTACAACGGCGATTCAGATCTCCAGCTTGAGAGAATCAATGTCTATTACAATGAAGCAACCTGTGGAAGGTTTGTTCCTAGGGCTGTTCTTATGGATCTGGAACCTGGTACCATGGACAGTATCAGATCTGGTCCGTACGGTCAGATCTTTAGGCCTGATAACTTCGTTTTTGGTCAGTCTGGTGCTGGTAACAATTGGGCTAAAGGACATTACACTGAAGGCGCTGAATTGATTGATGCTGTCCTTGATGTTGTTCGTAAGGAAGCTGAAAACTGTGACTGCCTTCAAG GATTTCAAGTTTGCCATTCATTGGGTGGAGGAACGGGATCTGGAATGGGAACGCTTTTGATTTCAAAGATCAGAGAAGAATATCCCGACAGAATGATGCTTACGTTCTCTGTTTTCCCGTCTCCTAAGGTGTCTGACACTGTTGTTGAGCCTTATAATGCTACCCTGTCGGTGCATCAGTTGGTTGAAAATGCTGACGAATGTATGGTCCTTGATAATGAAGCTTTGTATGACATCTGCTTCAGAACCCTCAAGCTTACAACCCCCAGCT TTGGAGATTTGAATCATTTGATATCAGCTACAATGTCTGGTGTCACGTGTTGTTTGCGTTTCCCTGGGCAATTGAACTCTGATCTTAGAAAACTAGCTGTGAATCTGATCCCGTTCCCTAGGCTCCATTTCTTCATGGTTGGTTTCGCACCACTGACTTCACGTGGTTCTCAGCAATACAGGGCCTTGACGGTTCCTGAACTTACCCAGCAAATGTGGGATGCTAAGAACATGATGTGCGCAGCTGACCCGCGCCATGGAAGATACTTGACAGCCTCTGCTatgttcaggggtaaaatgagTACTAAAGAGGTGGATGAGCAAATGCTCAATGTGCAGAACAAGAACTCGTCCTACTTTGTCGAGTGGATTCCCAACAATGTAAAATCAACTGTTTGTGATATCCCACCGACGGGACTTAAGATGGCATCTACCTTCATTGGTAACTCGACTTCCATTCAGGAGATGTTTAGGCGTGTGAGTGAGCAGTTCACTGCTATGTTCAGGAGAAAGGCTTTCTTGCATTGGTACACTGGTGAAGGAATGGACGAGATGGAGTTCACTGAGGCGGAAAGTAACATGAATGATTTGGTTTCGGAGTATCAGCAGTACCAGGATGCTACTGCTGATGAGGAGGGAGATTACTATGAGGAAGATGAAGAGGATCTTAATGAAGCTTAA